The following are from one region of the Methanobacterium spitsbergense genome:
- a CDS encoding PAS domain S-box protein, which translates to MADVKILLVEDENIEALDIKRTLESFGYEVPYVVSSGEEAVEKALAIMPDLILMDIILKGDIDGIEAVSKIKDLNIPVIYLTAHSEESTIERAKLTEPDGYIIKPYDRTELKYAIELAIYKNKLKNKLKDSETKYRTLFNQAADGILLMEGDKFIECNDRALEIYGTNKKQLIGKTPYTVFSPEVQPNKEISEDMAIKYINKALDGRPQHFEWEHLQYDGTPFYTEISLNRLKIKGQYLLQAIVRDITDRKQAENELKKSHNKEQLQAEIIRDASVSIGIGYPDGKLGFVNKAFEKLTGYSEEELKTINWNVELTPEKWRLNEQKCLDELQQSKKSVQYEKEYIKKDGSIVPIELVVNPHLDTKGNIDHYFSFITNITERKEAEEALQDSENEYHDLFNHLNSGIAVYEAVNNGKDFIFKDFNTAAENIEHVQKEDVIGKKLTETFLGVKDFGIFDVFQRVWKTGKSEYFPENIYKDEKDLGSWRENWVYKLPNGKIVAIYNNINERKTAEKALKENEKSYRELVDNSLVGVYKTNLQGDILFVNDAMAKIFHYDNIDELKENNIIKLYKNKDDRIKLLNKLKKEGKVNDYELETRGKNGQSINMLVSVSLKDDILFGMFMDITQLKKAEKNLLEGEKRFRTLINNSTDLIRILDKKGYIIYDSPSSESILGYPEGSLIGKSPLEFIHPDDLERVKNDLAEVYENRNPGIPTEFRIRKADGEYLHVESISQNMIHVPNIEGIVVTTHPIQQRKEMEDTLRESEEKYHTLFETDPSYTLLIGTDGIIQDVNKATSDITGLSREELIGKHFIKLDLAIPEDIPVYVENITQILKGEQIKPFESQFRDKNGKIRWGFITLTPIIKDKSISSIMAIISDFTDRKVAENQLKTTIKEKEVLLREIHHRVKNNMQIISSLLNLQTQHVEGEETINVLKESQGRVKSMAMIHEKLYQSPTFNEINFKEYIRKLVSDIFYSYGIKAGTIESVLNIGDININIDTAIPLGLIINELVTNSVKYAFPQSEGIITVKLSSQRDQLELIIADDGIGFSEDIDIENTETLGLQLVTTLVNQLDGQLELTKKEGGTEFKIIFKELKYKERS; encoded by the coding sequence ATGGCAGATGTTAAAATTCTTTTAGTAGAAGATGAGAACATCGAAGCCTTGGATATTAAGCGAACCTTGGAATCCTTTGGTTATGAAGTTCCATACGTTGTGTCCAGTGGCGAGGAAGCTGTAGAGAAAGCTTTAGCTATTATGCCTGATCTTATTTTGATGGATATAATTCTTAAAGGTGATATTGATGGTATTGAAGCTGTTTCTAAGATTAAAGATCTAAATATTCCTGTTATTTATTTAACTGCTCATTCTGAAGAGTCCACAATTGAAAGAGCCAAACTCACAGAACCCGATGGTTATATAATCAAACCATACGACCGAACAGAACTTAAATATGCCATAGAACTTGCTATTTATAAAAATAAATTGAAAAATAAATTAAAAGATAGTGAAACCAAGTATCGTACTCTTTTTAATCAAGCTGCTGACGGTATACTCCTAATGGAAGGAGATAAATTCATAGAATGCAATGATAGGGCTTTAGAGATTTATGGTACTAATAAGAAACAATTAATAGGAAAAACACCTTATACAGTATTTTCACCGGAAGTACAGCCAAATAAGGAAATATCTGAAGATATGGCAATTAAATATATTAACAAGGCTCTTGATGGCCGTCCACAACATTTCGAATGGGAACATCTCCAATATGATGGCACACCTTTTTACACTGAAATATCTTTAAACAGACTAAAAATTAAAGGCCAATATTTGCTCCAAGCTATAGTAAGAGATATTACCGACCGAAAACAGGCAGAAAATGAATTAAAGAAAAGTCATAATAAAGAACAATTACAGGCAGAAATAATTCGTGATGCGTCTGTAAGTATAGGAATTGGTTATCCAGATGGTAAATTAGGTTTTGTGAATAAAGCATTTGAAAAACTAACTGGATACTCAGAAGAAGAATTAAAAACCATTAATTGGAATGTGGAATTAACTCCTGAAAAATGGAGATTAAACGAACAAAAATGCCTAGATGAACTTCAACAATCCAAAAAATCTGTACAATACGAAAAAGAATACATAAAAAAAGATGGTTCAATTGTTCCAATAGAACTCGTTGTAAACCCACATCTAGACACAAAAGGGAATATTGACCATTATTTTTCATTCATAACAAACATCACAGAACGCAAAGAAGCTGAAGAAGCTTTGCAGGACAGTGAAAATGAATACCATGATTTGTTTAACCATTTGAATAGTGGTATTGCAGTTTATGAAGCTGTTAACAATGGAAAAGACTTTATTTTTAAAGATTTCAACACCGCTGCAGAGAATATAGAACACGTACAGAAAGAAGATGTTATCGGTAAAAAGTTGACAGAAACATTTCTTGGTGTTAAAGATTTTGGAATTTTCGATGTATTTCAAAGAGTTTGGAAGACAGGGAAATCAGAATATTTCCCTGAAAACATATATAAAGATGAAAAAGATCTAGGAAGTTGGAGAGAAAATTGGGTATATAAACTCCCCAATGGAAAAATAGTGGCCATCTACAACAATATTAACGAACGCAAAACGGCTGAAAAAGCTTTGAAAGAGAATGAAAAAAGTTATCGTGAGTTGGTTGATAATTCCCTTGTTGGAGTTTATAAAACTAATTTACAGGGTGACATATTATTTGTCAACGATGCTATGGCCAAGATATTCCACTATGATAATATTGATGAGCTTAAAGAGAATAATATCATAAAATTATATAAAAACAAGGATGATCGAATTAAATTACTTAATAAACTAAAAAAAGAAGGTAAAGTTAATGATTACGAGTTAGAAACACGGGGAAAGAATGGCCAAAGTATTAATATGTTAGTAAGTGTTAGTTTGAAAGATGATATACTTTTTGGAATGTTTATGGACATAACTCAACTCAAAAAAGCAGAGAAAAATCTGCTTGAGGGTGAGAAAAGATTTAGGACGTTAATTAACAACTCTACTGATTTGATTCGCATCCTTGATAAAAAAGGATATATAATTTATGATTCTCCTTCATCAGAAAGTATTCTTGGCTATCCTGAGGGTTCACTTATAGGTAAGAGTCCTCTCGAATTTATCCATCCTGATGATTTGGAGAGGGTGAAGAATGATTTAGCAGAAGTTTATGAAAACCGGAATCCTGGAATTCCTACGGAGTTCAGAATTCGAAAAGCGGATGGGGAATACCTCCATGTAGAGTCAATCTCTCAGAATATGATACATGTTCCTAATATTGAAGGTATCGTAGTAACAACCCACCCTATTCAACAACGTAAAGAAATGGAAGATACCCTACGTGAAAGTGAAGAAAAATACCATACCCTTTTTGAAACAGACCCCAGTTATACCCTACTGATTGGAACCGATGGAATTATTCAGGATGTTAATAAAGCAACAAGCGATATAACCGGCCTATCACGGGAAGAATTAATTGGAAAGCACTTTATTAAATTGGACCTGGCAATTCCCGAAGATATACCAGTCTATGTTGAAAATATAACCCAAATATTAAAAGGAGAACAAATAAAACCATTCGAATCCCAATTCAGAGATAAAAATGGAAAAATTCGTTGGGGGTTCATAACTTTAACTCCCATAATCAAAGATAAGAGCATCTCCTCTATTATGGCAATTATCAGTGATTTTACCGACAGAAAAGTTGCCGAAAACCAATTAAAAACCACAATCAAAGAAAAAGAAGTTCTCCTCCGGGAGATCCATCACAGGGTCAAAAACAACATGCAGATCATCTCCAGTTTGTTGAATTTGCAGACCCAGCATGTGGAAGGAGAAGAAACCATTAACGTATTGAAAGAGAGCCAGGGACGGGTGAAGAGCATGGCCATGATCCACGAGAAACTCTACCAATCACCTACTTTCAATGAAATCAATTTCAAAGAGTATATTAGGAAACTTGTCTCCGACATATTTTATTCTTATGGAATCAAAGCAGGCACCATTGAATCAGTATTAAATATTGGAGATATTAACATTAATATCGACACTGCTATACCTTTAGGACTAATCATCAATGAATTAGTAACTAACAGCGTCAAATACGCATTTCCCCAATCAGAAGGAATCATAACTGTCAAACTCAGTTCCCAAAGAGACCAACTGGAACTCATCATAGCTGATGACGGAATTGGATTTTCAGAAGATATTGATATTGAAAATACTGAAACTTTGGGTCTTCAGTTGGTAACTACCCTTGTGAATCAGTTGGACGGGCAGTTGGAACTTACTAAAAAGGAAGGTGGCACAGAATTTAAGATAATTTTTAAAGAATTGAAATATAAAGAAAGGTCTTAA
- a CDS encoding response regulator, protein MLIVEDEIIIAIDLKMRLEHLGHYVLDTAFNGKDAIIKTGKTNPDLVLMDIQLNGEMDGIDTAKQIHELYNIPFIYLTGSHNKIIIERAKQTEPSGYIYKPFNDSEIQNAIDNATLQK, encoded by the coding sequence ATTCTAATTGTAGAAGATGAAATCATAATAGCCATAGATTTAAAAATGCGATTAGAACATTTGGGACATTACGTACTTGATACAGCATTTAATGGAAAAGATGCTATCATAAAAACTGGAAAAACAAATCCAGATCTAGTTTTAATGGATATACAATTAAACGGAGAAATGGATGGAATAGATACAGCTAAACAAATACATGAGCTTTATAATATTCCGTTTATATATTTAACAGGAAGCCATAATAAAATAATCATTGAAAGAGCAAAGCAAACCGAACCATCAGGTTACATATATAAACCATTTAATGACTCAGAAATACAAAACGCAATCGATAATGCAACATTACAAAAATAA